One stretch of Dissulfurimicrobium hydrothermale DNA includes these proteins:
- the hemH gene encoding ferrochelatase: MKTGVVLLNMGGPDCLAAVRPFLQNLFSDRDIIRLGPRPFQALLAWWIAKKRAPKSEKSYGLIGGKSPLLEITMSQARAVERLLNDKGIDITAAAGMRYWSPRTPDVLKSLKEQGISSVAGLSLYPHYSRATSGSSLADFSAACEDLGLLHIEIMAFPDYRPYIEALAECLEDGLDALFRPEEKALLPHLPSDFALLYSAHSLPEYLIESGDPYVDNLRLTIEALEGMTGVRGELSFQSRSGPVKWLGPGTDTMILRFAKEGKKRILVVPISFVSDHVETLYEIDMLYKDMAAEMGVRLVRAPSLNDRPAFIAALGMLVEDSFREIGWLG, encoded by the coding sequence ATGAAGACGGGTGTCGTCCTTTTAAATATGGGCGGGCCGGATTGTTTGGCCGCCGTCAGACCATTTCTTCAAAATCTCTTCTCCGATCGGGACATAATCAGGCTTGGTCCGAGACCTTTTCAGGCGTTGCTCGCCTGGTGGATAGCAAAAAAGAGGGCGCCGAAGAGCGAGAAGAGCTATGGCCTTATAGGCGGCAAGAGCCCGCTTTTAGAGATCACTATGTCTCAGGCGAGGGCTGTCGAAAGATTGCTCAATGATAAAGGTATAGACATTACGGCAGCGGCCGGTATGAGATATTGGTCGCCCAGGACACCAGACGTCTTGAAATCATTAAAGGAACAGGGCATATCAAGCGTCGCAGGGCTTTCGCTGTATCCTCATTACAGCAGGGCCACGAGTGGTTCATCTCTTGCGGATTTCAGTGCAGCCTGTGAGGATTTGGGCTTGCTGCACATAGAGATCATGGCCTTCCCTGATTATAGGCCTTATATTGAGGCCTTGGCCGAGTGCTTGGAAGATGGCCTGGATGCCCTTTTCCGTCCTGAAGAAAAGGCCTTGTTGCCGCATCTGCCGTCTGATTTCGCTCTCCTATATAGCGCACATAGTCTGCCGGAATACCTCATTGAATCAGGCGATCCATACGTGGATAACCTTCGCCTCACTATAGAGGCGCTTGAGGGGATGACGGGCGTCAGGGGCGAACTCTCCTTTCAGAGCAGGAGCGGTCCTGTGAAATGGCTTGGGCCTGGTACAGATACTATGATCTTGAGATTTGCAAAAGAAGGCAAAAAAAGGATATTGGTCGTGCCGATCAGTTTTGTTTCGGATCATGTCGAGACCCTTTATGAAATAGACATGCTGTATAAAGACATGGCGGCCGAAATGGGAGTGAGGCTCGTTCGCGCGCCATCGTTGAATGACAGGCCGGCCTTTATTGCGGCATTGGGGATGCTGGTTGAGGATAGTTTCAGGGAGATCGGATGGCTAGGGTGA
- the hemG gene encoding protoporphyrinogen oxidase, with the protein MARVIVIGGGVSGLSFAWYLRRLKPGWEILILERAPRPGGKVWTAIEEGFVWERGVNGFLDNKPAALRLAGLLGLSLLKSNDSARRRFVVKDGDLLRLPESPLALLRSKLLSPVGKVRLALEPFIPKASAIKEESLAGFAIRRLGKEAFDYLIDPMAAGIYAGDPYALSLKACFPKIYELEQGYGSLIRAMMVLKKEARRKGLNVPTAGPGGVLMSFAAGMNELVEALYRDLSDIVRLDTQVISIRRMGRDGFSCLTADGEEIEATHVVVACPAREASRIMSRSFPAAADAAFSIYYPPISIVAIGVHERHLPGPLDGFGFLCPSREKRDILGVLWDSSIFSGRAPSGYCLIRVLIGGARAPELARMPQENIVQTALKELKDLLGLKAGPEFVRVFKWDEAIPQYNVGHADVVRRVVEGFDSDRIKIRCNWVGGVSLNDCVANSETLAREMAQDGNS; encoded by the coding sequence ATGGCTAGGGTGATTGTAATAGGAGGTGGTGTCTCCGGACTTTCTTTTGCGTGGTATTTAAGGAGGCTAAAGCCAGGTTGGGAGATATTGATATTGGAAAGGGCGCCAAGGCCAGGCGGCAAGGTCTGGACGGCGATAGAAGAGGGTTTTGTTTGGGAGAGGGGGGTGAACGGTTTTCTTGATAACAAACCGGCGGCCTTGAGATTGGCAGGCTTGTTGGGTCTAAGTCTTTTAAAGAGCAATGATTCGGCGCGAAGGCGTTTTGTTGTAAAAGACGGTGATCTTTTAAGGCTTCCTGAATCCCCGTTGGCCCTCTTGCGTTCAAAGTTGTTGTCGCCTGTCGGCAAGGTCAGGTTGGCGTTGGAGCCCTTCATTCCAAAGGCCAGCGCCATCAAAGAAGAATCGCTTGCAGGGTTTGCAATAAGACGCCTGGGCAAGGAGGCCTTCGATTATCTGATCGATCCGATGGCCGCCGGCATTTATGCTGGAGATCCTTATGCATTGTCCTTGAAGGCCTGTTTTCCAAAGATATATGAGCTTGAGCAAGGCTATGGCAGCCTTATTCGGGCCATGATGGTCTTAAAAAAAGAGGCGAGGCGCAAGGGCTTAAACGTCCCTACGGCAGGACCAGGTGGTGTGCTCATGTCGTTCGCGGCCGGTATGAACGAGCTTGTCGAGGCCCTTTATAGAGACCTGTCAGACATCGTCAGGCTTGATACACAGGTGATTTCCATCAGGAGGATGGGGAGGGATGGTTTTTCCTGCCTTACGGCGGATGGCGAAGAGATAGAGGCAACCCACGTTGTTGTGGCCTGTCCTGCAAGAGAGGCCTCGCGCATCATGTCAAGGTCCTTCCCTGCAGCAGCGGATGCGGCCTTTTCTATTTATTATCCGCCGATAAGCATAGTGGCCATCGGTGTGCACGAAAGGCATTTGCCCGGACCTCTTGACGGTTTTGGTTTCCTGTGTCCATCGAGGGAGAAGAGGGATATCCTTGGCGTCCTTTGGGATTCGTCGATATTTTCCGGAAGGGCGCCGAGCGGGTATTGTTTGATAAGGGTCCTTATAGGGGGCGCGAGGGCGCCTGAACTGGCAAGGATGCCTCAAGAAAATATTGTCCAAACGGCCTTGAAGGAACTTAAAGACCTTTTGGGCCTAAAGGCCGGCCCTGAATTCGTCAGGGTCTTCAAGTGGGATGAAGCGATACCGCAATACAACGTGGGACATGCCGATGTAGTCCGCAGGGTTGTCGAAGGGTTTGACAGTGACAGGATAAAGATACGTTGCAATTGGGTCGGAGGTGTGAGCCTGAACGACTGCGTTGCAAACTCAGAGACCTTGGCTAGAGAGATGGCGCAGGATGGGAACAGTTGA
- the hemE gene encoding uroporphyrinogen decarboxylase yields MKDIFLKACKGEKTRPIPVWVMRQAGRYLPDYQRVRGGMDFLTLCKTPRLAADVTLQPVDILGMDAAILFSDILIPAEAMGINLVFSEGKGPILSPPVRTERDISALRNIDPAADTPFVLETIAILRDELKDKVPLIGFAGAPFTLATYMIEGGSSKNFLHTKKMMFSAPELFHRLMALLTDVTMAYLLGQIGAGAQAVQVFDTWAGVLSRTDYKAFVLPYVKQIFTGIKKAGVPGIYFVLDGCHLLEETADAGADVIGLDWRTEIKDAVFRLGDVSIQGNLDPCSLFLPENFLREKVRSILEQGTLAKSHIFNLGHGVLPEIPYEKVRLLVELVHELSA; encoded by the coding sequence ATGAAAGACATCTTCTTGAAGGCATGTAAAGGGGAAAAGACCAGACCTATACCTGTCTGGGTCATGAGGCAGGCCGGACGATATCTGCCGGATTATCAGCGAGTGCGCGGTGGCATGGATTTTTTGACCCTCTGCAAGACCCCTAGACTTGCCGCCGACGTCACCCTCCAGCCTGTTGATATCTTGGGTATGGATGCAGCTATACTGTTTTCAGATATACTCATACCGGCAGAGGCGATGGGGATAAATCTTGTCTTCTCGGAGGGCAAGGGACCTATCTTGTCGCCGCCTGTCAGAACGGAGAGGGACATATCGGCCCTCCGCAACATCGATCCTGCGGCAGATACCCCTTTTGTCCTGGAGACCATAGCCATTCTTCGGGATGAACTGAAGGACAAGGTCCCGCTCATAGGTTTCGCAGGCGCCCCCTTCACCCTGGCGACCTATATGATAGAGGGTGGAAGCTCTAAAAATTTCCTACATACAAAAAAGATGATGTTTTCTGCGCCCGAGCTCTTTCACCGTCTGATGGCGCTTCTGACAGATGTGACTATGGCCTATCTTTTGGGGCAGATAGGTGCCGGGGCGCAGGCCGTCCAGGTATTTGACACCTGGGCAGGCGTCCTCTCAAGGACTGACTATAAGGCCTTCGTGCTTCCATATGTCAAACAGATATTCACCGGGATAAAAAAGGCCGGGGTTCCAGGTATATATTTTGTGCTGGATGGCTGTCATCTCCTCGAAGAGACGGCTGACGCCGGAGCGGATGTCATCGGTCTGGATTGGCGAACCGAGATAAAAGACGCCGTGTTTCGACTTGGCGATGTGTCCATACAAGGGAATCTGGATCCATGTTCCTTGTTTTTACCGGAGAATTTTTTAAGGGAGAAGGTGAGGTCCATACTTGAACAGGGTACCCTTGCCAAAAGCCACATCTTTAATCTCGGCCATGGCGTTCTTCCTGAAATTCCATATGAAAAGGTAAGGCTTTTGGTGGAGCTGGTGCACGAACTTTCGGCATGA
- a CDS encoding NIL domain-containing protein, whose translation MYKRMLVLRFPPEITDKPIVWALSKDFGLCFNILKAAVFPGQEGLMVLELSGQKPEVTRGLKYLRSQGVVVKPVEQEISRNNEICIQCGACTGVCPTKALYIDRPTMCVMFDPKKCTGCELCVLVCPVRAMEVRFSKEKALA comes from the coding sequence ATGTATAAAAGGATGTTGGTTCTTCGTTTCCCGCCTGAGATAACAGACAAGCCCATAGTTTGGGCGCTCAGTAAGGACTTCGGTCTCTGCTTCAATATTTTGAAGGCAGCTGTCTTTCCAGGCCAGGAAGGCCTTATGGTATTGGAACTTTCAGGGCAAAAGCCGGAGGTCACTAGGGGGCTCAAATATCTTCGCTCGCAAGGGGTTGTAGTAAAACCTGTCGAGCAGGAGATAAGCCGAAACAACGAAATATGCATACAGTGCGGTGCCTGTACAGGCGTATGTCCCACAAAGGCCCTTTACATCGACAGACCTACTATGTGTGTAATGTTTGACCCCAAGAAGTGCACTGGCTGCGAGTTATGTGTCCTTGTCTGTCCTGTCAGGGCCATGGAGGTGCGCTTCAGTAAGGAAAAGGCGCTCGCCTAG
- a CDS encoding radical SAM/SPASM domain-containing protein produces MDFELKWLAWEITRRCNLHCIHCRSSSELEIKGHPDFSTEEGFRILDDISNFARPVVVLSGGEPLLRMDWPRLARYGTEKGLRMCLATNGLLVTDEVCREIKTSGIKMVSLSLDGASAEVHDNFRDQPGAFDGVMNAARLFKRHSIDFLINSSFTKRNQAEIPKVMRLAKELGATAWYMFMIVPTGRGEDVMNELISPEDYEEILRWHYEMERHEDELLVRPTCAPHYYRVRLQLAKEKGEIPKKRTLKFSTGGSKGCLAGQLIALLDVDGNVLPCSYFPLPAGSIRERPFKDIWLNSPLFKEIRDFLSYKGRCGRCEYVSICGGCRARAYALTGDYLAEEPFCRYMPLQVRSGRVV; encoded by the coding sequence ATGGATTTCGAATTGAAATGGCTTGCCTGGGAGATAACTAGACGTTGCAATCTCCACTGTATCCACTGTAGGTCTTCATCAGAGCTGGAGATAAAGGGTCATCCCGATTTTTCTACCGAAGAGGGCTTCAGGATACTCGACGACATATCTAATTTCGCAAGGCCTGTTGTGGTTCTTTCAGGCGGCGAACCCCTTTTGAGGATGGATTGGCCCAGGCTTGCCCGTTACGGCACGGAAAAGGGCCTCAGGATGTGTCTTGCTACAAACGGTCTCCTTGTCACCGATGAGGTGTGCAGGGAGATAAAGACATCTGGCATAAAGATGGTCTCTTTGAGTCTGGACGGTGCAAGCGCTGAGGTCCATGATAATTTTAGGGACCAGCCAGGGGCCTTTGACGGCGTTATGAACGCCGCAAGGCTTTTCAAAAGACATTCCATAGATTTTTTGATTAATTCCTCATTCACCAAGAGGAATCAGGCTGAGATACCGAAGGTCATGAGACTCGCCAAGGAACTTGGGGCAACGGCGTGGTATATGTTTATGATAGTCCCTACAGGAAGGGGTGAGGACGTGATGAACGAGCTTATCTCCCCTGAAGATTATGAAGAGATACTTAGATGGCACTATGAGATGGAAAGGCATGAAGACGAACTTCTGGTAAGACCCACGTGTGCCCCACATTACTACCGCGTAAGGCTTCAGCTCGCCAAGGAAAAGGGGGAAATTCCAAAAAAAAGGACCCTAAAGTTCTCTACTGGTGGGTCAAAGGGGTGCCTGGCAGGTCAACTTATAGCGTTGTTGGATGTAGATGGAAACGTCCTTCCTTGCAGTTATTTCCCACTCCCGGCAGGGAGCATCCGGGAAAGGCCATTTAAGGATATTTGGCTGAACAGCCCGCTTTTTAAAGAAATTAGAGACTTTTTATCCTATAAAGGCAGATGCGGGCGGTGTGAGTACGTTTCTATATGCGGGGGTTGCAGGGCCAGGGCATACGCCTTGACCGGAGATTATCTCGCCGAGGAACCGTTTTGCAGATACATGCCACTGCAGGTAAGGAGTGGGAGGGTTGTATGA
- a CDS encoding sensor domain-containing diguanylate cyclase, with the protein MANFKKQNDLCIVSLKDISRERKLIEDYFFLRKELTAKTILEEYKTKQLKILQERLEILFDHLPDGLAIIGLDHTIIESNLFLKEKLSQKYPAKSYVKCFEIFGYKDPCRQCPITETSQNRFQLIGHEREGEHITENFIPIANQSGALLVFKDDTNKVKLIKQIKAQQRQLNEQKDLFVELSGLMLLMQQPGEDETKLAHTVLSSILSKIGGTKCFLLIEDIRRGVIWLQISIGLEHDCAQGLIGSYLSHLPRKCDTFVFPLEALPPASDGGDRTWFQMPLRSNKGGQIGILLLNQGRVSSMHECGLDANNIIDLYSKSFLSWIQNKLLLKRLEERANIDGLTGLYNRYYFERALSEEISKNAGHGIHFSVIVADLNGLKFINDVYGHQAGDELIRAAAAILCKNVRETDVLARIGGDEFYILLPNTTSGNAVNLLNRIKETFNDKELPVAEGVSVPISVSLGSAGSDLVPPDEVVKAADNAMYADKDRYYADHKRYR; encoded by the coding sequence TTGGCGAATTTTAAAAAACAAAACGATCTATGCATCGTTTCATTAAAAGATATCTCAAGAGAACGTAAACTCATAGAAGATTATTTCTTTCTCAGAAAAGAGCTAACCGCAAAAACGATCTTAGAGGAATATAAAACTAAACAGTTAAAGATACTTCAAGAAAGATTAGAGATACTTTTTGATCATCTCCCAGATGGCCTAGCAATAATAGGCCTAGATCACACCATCATAGAAAGCAATCTCTTTCTAAAAGAAAAGTTGTCACAAAAATATCCTGCCAAGTCATACGTCAAATGCTTTGAAATATTCGGATACAAAGACCCTTGTAGACAATGTCCTATAACTGAAACATCCCAGAATAGATTTCAATTAATAGGTCATGAACGTGAAGGTGAACACATCACCGAAAATTTTATACCCATCGCCAATCAGTCTGGAGCACTTCTCGTATTCAAAGATGATACAAACAAGGTCAAACTTATCAAACAAATAAAGGCGCAACAACGGCAACTCAACGAACAAAAAGACCTTTTCGTGGAACTCTCGGGACTGATGCTCCTCATGCAGCAGCCGGGGGAAGATGAAACGAAACTGGCACATACAGTATTAAGCTCCATCCTTTCAAAGATAGGCGGTACAAAATGCTTCTTGCTGATAGAAGATATCCGAAGGGGTGTGATATGGCTTCAGATCTCCATAGGCCTTGAACATGACTGCGCCCAGGGGTTGATAGGTTCGTACCTCTCGCACCTTCCAAGGAAGTGTGATACGTTTGTCTTTCCACTCGAAGCCCTGCCGCCGGCTAGCGACGGTGGAGACAGAACATGGTTTCAGATGCCGCTGCGCTCAAACAAAGGCGGACAAATAGGGATCTTACTCCTGAATCAAGGTCGGGTCTCATCGATGCATGAATGCGGCTTGGATGCAAACAATATCATTGATCTCTATTCCAAGTCGTTTTTGTCGTGGATACAGAATAAACTCCTTTTAAAAAGGCTGGAAGAGAGGGCCAACATCGACGGTCTCACAGGGCTTTATAACCGTTATTACTTCGAAAGGGCGCTTTCTGAAGAAATCTCTAAAAACGCAGGGCATGGCATACATTTCTCTGTAATAGTTGCTGATTTAAACGGCCTTAAGTTCATAAACGACGTTTACGGCCACCAGGCCGGAGATGAACTTATCAGGGCCGCGGCTGCAATTCTGTGCAAAAACGTCAGGGAGACGGACGTTCTGGCCAGAATCGGTGGCGACGAGTTTTATATCCTGCTCCCCAATACGACCTCTGGAAATGCTGTAAATTTACTCAATCGAATTAAAGAGACATTCAATGACAAGGAATTGCCTGTGGCCGAAGGTGTCTCTGTGCCGATCAGCGTCAGCCTAGGCTCGGCCGGTTCTGACCTTGTCCCGCCTGATGAGGTTGTAAAGGCGGCCGACAACGCTATGTATGCGGATAAAGACCGCTATTATGCTGACCATAAAAGATACCGATAA
- a CDS encoding protein phosphatase CheZ codes for MSLSYERELQAILRSTQAILNGEVDHEIRLDAEGIIGNIASAINKLIKNLKEAKPSFERVEKETPQFAVTTKTVANLMGDSTGKVLDICDNIIKECDIIMGSGALQQLPEIYEHHKKIKAEVFEIISVQSYQDVARQQLERMEKQLEEMRDTLIKALIILNIKKSPQRQVADECKEIINQIKAGSDAGRLVTQDLVDELLAEYGL; via the coding sequence ATGTCTTTAAGTTATGAACGGGAGTTGCAGGCCATACTCCGTTCCACGCAGGCCATACTAAACGGCGAGGTAGATCACGAGATAAGGCTTGACGCAGAGGGCATCATAGGGAATATCGCATCGGCAATCAATAAACTGATAAAAAACCTCAAGGAGGCCAAACCGTCGTTTGAACGAGTTGAAAAGGAGACCCCGCAATTTGCCGTTACGACCAAGACGGTCGCAAATCTCATGGGTGACTCCACTGGAAAGGTGCTGGATATATGCGACAACATAATAAAAGAATGCGACATCATTATGGGATCTGGCGCATTGCAGCAACTGCCTGAAATCTATGAACACCACAAAAAAATCAAGGCGGAGGTATTTGAAATCATCTCGGTGCAGTCGTATCAGGACGTGGCGAGGCAACAACTGGAACGAATGGAAAAACAGCTCGAGGAGATGCGCGATACGCTTATAAAGGCACTTATTATCCTGAATATCAAAAAATCGCCTCAGAGACAGGTAGCGGACGAATGCAAAGAGATTATAAATCAGATCAAGGCCGGCTCGGACGCCGGCAGGCTTGTTACCCAGGACCTCGTTGACGAACTCCTGGCCGAATATGGATTATAA
- a CDS encoding DUF342 domain-containing protein, whose amino-acid sequence MKKEELDKGVILYGTAVLKVSKNGMEAALSPIEQDIDPDCLHDLPEILKQYEIIYGIQRPPQFENGRWVVARGNPPVDGEDGGLEFMPRFEGLKEPESNSHKRFVNVSKDDIIAKIIPPTPGIPGKDIFGHEIPPKPGKPAQFKLGQGAAVSSDEIAIIASRSGKAEIKNGEITVLDEYIINGDLDITIGDMEFWGRLLTISGSISGAFKVSTWNDLTVTGNIEGEAQIYVKGNLKVGGIIRGNKTRVNTGNDLYAKAIEYADISVGGDMEVEDYILKAECRVKGYAWIIQGRGMISGGNLFLGHSLAVNTLGSPTNIFTNISIGFDFDLMSKYKKIVDDLETIAKKLEDVKNGLKKIDLLERSGPLDEKFSFIKQHLSNTLIKLGEEAILKKGELEKLQEELTAKQSATIFVNKNIYSNTRITIYNATFDCPIDLNGKYRLIYQNGEVLTIPFT is encoded by the coding sequence ATGAAAAAAGAAGAACTGGACAAGGGTGTTATCTTGTACGGCACGGCAGTACTGAAGGTCTCAAAAAACGGGATGGAGGCCGCGCTTTCCCCCATCGAACAGGATATTGATCCAGACTGCCTGCATGACCTGCCGGAGATATTAAAACAATACGAGATAATATATGGGATACAACGACCGCCTCAATTTGAAAACGGTAGATGGGTGGTCGCAAGAGGAAATCCGCCTGTGGACGGCGAGGACGGCGGACTCGAATTTATGCCGAGATTCGAGGGGCTTAAAGAGCCGGAATCCAACTCACACAAAAGATTTGTCAATGTAAGCAAAGACGATATAATCGCAAAGATCATACCACCAACGCCTGGAATCCCTGGAAAAGATATATTCGGACATGAAATACCGCCGAAACCAGGAAAACCAGCACAATTCAAACTGGGTCAAGGCGCCGCAGTCTCCTCTGACGAGATTGCCATCATAGCGTCGAGGAGCGGGAAGGCGGAGATCAAGAACGGCGAGATAACCGTACTGGATGAATATATCATCAATGGAGATCTTGACATAACCATAGGAGATATGGAGTTCTGGGGGAGGTTACTGACTATCTCCGGGTCTATCTCAGGTGCGTTCAAGGTCTCAACCTGGAACGATCTGACCGTGACTGGCAATATAGAAGGCGAGGCGCAGATATATGTCAAGGGCAACCTTAAGGTTGGAGGCATAATCAGAGGGAATAAGACCCGAGTAAACACGGGAAACGATCTGTATGCAAAGGCCATTGAATATGCCGATATATCGGTAGGTGGCGACATGGAGGTCGAAGACTATATCCTCAAGGCTGAATGCAGGGTAAAAGGATATGCCTGGATCATCCAGGGACGCGGCATGATAAGCGGTGGAAACCTCTTTCTTGGGCATTCGCTGGCAGTAAACACGCTTGGATCGCCAACTAATATCTTTACAAATATCTCAATAGGTTTTGATTTCGATTTGATGTCAAAATATAAAAAGATAGTTGATGACCTGGAGACTATTGCCAAAAAACTTGAAGATGTGAAAAATGGGCTTAAAAAAATTGACCTACTGGAACGCAGTGGTCCACTCGATGAAAAATTCAGTTTTATCAAACAGCATCTCTCAAATACACTTATCAAGCTAGGTGAAGAAGCTATTCTAAAAAAAGGGGAGCTTGAAAAGCTTCAAGAAGAATTGACGGCAAAACAAAGCGCAACTATTTTCGTCAATAAAAATATCTATTCAAACACAAGAATAACAATCTATAACGCTACTTTCGATTGCCCTATCGATTTAAATGGCAAATATAGACTAATCTATCAAAATGGAGAGGTACTTACCATCCCATTTACATAA
- the mnmA gene encoding tRNA 2-thiouridine(34) synthase MnmA: MTKGVLVAISGGVDSAVAVMKAVEAGYHTEAFHLRLSKHDVGLSAAAAIAEGFGIRLHIVDCLNEFEQEVIDYFKTSYLIGETPNPCVVCNPRIKIRYGLKLMDRLGLDVLVTGHYARVVGRNDIGTVLLKGVDAAKDQSYFLHQIQRTAFDRLWFPNGLFTKEEIKALAGKAGFLDIVHKESQEACFLKGDYRDFLGVDADGEGGEVVTRDGCILGRHKGLWAYTVGQRKGLSGLPGGSPWYVLALDHENNRLIVGRSDELLSTGCLVNGINWLVDDPAMVFDCRPQVKIRYRHQGVRAIVEPAEDGMVRVIFDMPQRAVTPGQFAVFYNDEQVLGGGKICG, translated from the coding sequence ATGACAAAGGGGGTATTGGTTGCGATAAGCGGCGGTGTTGATAGTGCGGTTGCGGTCATGAAGGCCGTTGAGGCCGGTTATCATACCGAGGCATTTCACCTGAGGCTCTCCAAGCATGATGTCGGTCTTTCCGCTGCAGCCGCCATCGCCGAGGGGTTTGGCATAAGGCTCCACATCGTCGATTGCCTTAATGAATTTGAGCAGGAGGTTATAGATTATTTCAAGACCTCTTATCTGATTGGTGAGACCCCGAATCCATGTGTAGTATGCAATCCCAGGATTAAGATAAGATATGGGCTGAAATTGATGGACAGGCTGGGGTTGGATGTTCTAGTCACTGGTCACTATGCAAGGGTGGTTGGCCGCAACGACATCGGTACCGTGCTCCTTAAGGGTGTCGATGCAGCTAAGGACCAGTCATATTTTCTGCACCAGATCCAGCGTACGGCCTTTGACCGCCTTTGGTTCCCGAATGGTTTGTTTACGAAAGAAGAGATTAAGGCCTTGGCGGGGAAGGCTGGTTTCTTGGATATCGTGCATAAGGAGAGTCAGGAGGCCTGTTTTTTAAAGGGCGATTACCGGGATTTTCTGGGTGTGGACGCAGACGGCGAGGGAGGTGAGGTTGTTACAAGGGACGGATGCATTCTTGGACGGCACAAGGGGCTTTGGGCCTATACAGTGGGGCAGAGGAAGGGTCTGAGCGGCCTGCCAGGTGGCTCGCCTTGGTATGTGTTGGCCCTTGACCATGAAAACAACCGCCTGATTGTGGGCAGATCTGACGAACTTTTGTCCACTGGTTGCCTGGTGAACGGCATAAATTGGCTGGTTGATGATCCGGCTATGGTCTTTGACTGCCGGCCTCAGGTCAAGATCCGTTACCGCCATCAGGGCGTTCGAGCAATTGTTGAACCTGCAGAAGACGGTATGGTAAGGGTCATCTTTGATATGCCCCAACGTGCGGTTACGCCGGGGCAATTTGCAGTTTTTTACAACGATGAGCAGGTCCTTGGAGGCGGGAAGATATGCGGATAG
- the mtaB gene encoding tRNA (N(6)-L-threonylcarbamoyladenosine(37)-C(2))-methylthiotransferase MtaB: protein MRIAFYTLGCKVNQFETAAIAESLACKGGEIVSFQDAADLYVINTCAVTSKAAYQSRQAIRRARRINQAARVIATGCYVQIGLQELLETMPCKVCLVGNDQKHTIPEIAFEDLGCLEVYTGDVGMVKKIAPFFITAPFDRTRAYVRVQDGCDAFCSYCIVPYTRGRSRSLAPEAVLRQVEALAVGGIKEVVLTGIHIGLYGRDLAQKTCLLDLIKALCPAFPDIRFRLSSIEPTEVSDELLAFAGSQHNFCPHWHISLQSGSEKVLSAMNRRYKPGLFVQLVSKIKETMPNAAIGVDVMAGFPVEDEQDFLMTLNLLKDLPVAYVHAFPYSKRQGTLAAVMKDVVPQRERVRRAAALRALGEVKRMEFWRSQLRKTFECLVESRTGETGDWFGHTENYIPVIIKGLSNAHMQNLIVPVRLDAVKDDRVVAFLDMEG, encoded by the coding sequence ATGCGGATAGCCTTCTATACCTTGGGGTGCAAGGTAAACCAGTTTGAAACTGCAGCCATAGCGGAGAGTCTGGCGTGCAAAGGAGGCGAGATTGTTTCCTTTCAAGATGCAGCCGATCTTTATGTTATAAATACCTGCGCGGTTACTTCTAAGGCGGCCTATCAGTCCAGGCAGGCGATCAGGAGGGCAAGACGTATAAACCAGGCTGCCAGGGTAATAGCTACGGGTTGTTACGTCCAAATCGGCCTTCAGGAACTGCTTGAGACCATGCCATGCAAGGTTTGTCTTGTAGGCAATGATCAAAAACACACCATTCCCGAGATAGCCTTCGAAGACTTGGGTTGCCTGGAGGTGTATACAGGCGATGTCGGGATGGTTAAAAAAATAGCCCCTTTTTTCATTACAGCGCCTTTTGATCGGACCAGGGCGTATGTGAGGGTGCAGGACGGCTGCGATGCCTTTTGCAGTTATTGCATCGTCCCATATACCAGAGGGCGCTCCAGAAGTCTGGCGCCTGAAGCCGTGCTTAGACAGGTCGAGGCGCTTGCCGTAGGTGGCATAAAGGAGGTGGTGCTGACAGGCATACACATAGGTCTTTATGGGCGGGATCTTGCGCAGAAGACCTGTCTCCTTGATCTAATCAAGGCCCTTTGCCCTGCCTTTCCTGACATCAGGTTCCGCCTAAGTTCTATCGAGCCGACTGAAGTAAGTGATGAACTGTTGGCATTCGCCGGTTCGCAGCATAATTTTTGCCCCCATTGGCATATTTCGCTCCAAAGTGGTTCTGAAAAGGTGCTTTCGGCGATGAATAGGCGCTACAAGCCAGGACTTTTTGTACAACTTGTTTCCAAGATCAAGGAGACGATGCCTAATGCAGCTATAGGGGTTGACGTCATGGCTGGTTTTCCCGTTGAGGATGAACAGGATTTTCTGATGACCCTTAATCTTTTGAAAGACCTTCCTGTCGCTTATGTCCATGCCTTTCCTTATTCAAAGCGACAGGGCACCTTGGCTGCCGTCATGAAAGACGTTGTGCCTCAAAGAGAGAGAGTGCGGAGGGCGGCCGCCTTAAGGGCCCTTGGTGAGGTAAAGCGCATGGAATTCTGGCGATCCCAGCTTCGAAAAACCTTTGAGTGCTTGGTGGAGTCAAGGACCGGTGAGACAGGTGATTGGTTTGGTCATACTGAGAATTATATACCTGTGATCATTAAGGGTCTAAGCAATGCGCATATGCAAAATTTGATCGTCCCTGTGCGTCTTGACGCCGTAAAAGACGATAGAGTTGTTGCCTTTTTGGATATGGAGGGTTAA